One region of Bacillota bacterium genomic DNA includes:
- a CDS encoding dihydropyrimidine dehydrogenase (NADH-dependent; catalyzes the conversion of pyrimidines to 5,6-dihydro compounds in pyrimidine degradation), whose translation VADKNGATSIPGVFAGGDIVTGAATVILAMGAGKVAARSIHQYLMGDGHTE comes from the coding sequence TCGTGGCCGACAAGAATGGGGCTACATCCATCCCTGGCGTTTTTGCTGGCGGCGACATCGTTACGGGGGCGGCCACCGTGATCCTGGCGATGGGGGCTGGAAAAGTGGCGGCGCGGTCGATTCACCAGTACCTGATGGGCGATGGTCACACTG